From Electrophorus electricus isolate fEleEle1 chromosome 8, fEleEle1.pri, whole genome shotgun sequence, the proteins below share one genomic window:
- the rftn1a gene encoding raftlin isoform X2, which yields MCSVHHAGAHLAFRNIWPVPYLDKCVNATTVDPAVTTLDLQHGYWQKKAHEKSFPHQAFITQFSLVKTQQDAVTSQMFHGKMAATAALCLCQLKPQVQRCTEMGCQLPKPRGSDEAPGKIYSTLRKGQVETRTGVAYTYHFLDFLLGKEEVAVSSLLCLSSVRELPVQVCEFYQQGFMLAAVHPFVHSSGPAGANLQRQLHRAVLIREAHRCSENGLLKCVRPRLETDVCFSGLQVPEPEAIQSYVKKVQDLADSGVLFTGFLQQPGTGVSFLGHWDPEHSSPSPINQHTVHHALSHCSNCPGQGRHLNHHRNKDHRQDCPSSMTELQNKDYQKCDQTYSESLRPKYPEHVMSPDTPGEGPETTYFLNRMQVFALYNHAVVLSGSPRFYSLRIPLQVHKEAGIITTVDAHWLDHMTQHFRSGAQLIDGYFHLGDDTGSSSTMESVFIFQRASNDIMTTTTYDAIVVEQWTIIDGVAVKTDYIPLLQTLALYGWRLMCVLPTPIVKMNSDGSLATKQILFLQRPVLSRKRRDFTRLHLKGCHKRSLNSKKTVGKETLNVESSAVITEKERAKMPKERESRRTSEGETSSRLSTRGNSTHRTPAVVQYNTTTQEEKAAGKSASTNQDAKEGVTRAKDAKSIVSERALFSGVC from the exons ATGTGTAGTGTGCACCATGCCGGGGCTCATTTGGCTTTTAGGAATATCTGGCCTGTGCCTTACCTGGACAAGTGTGTGAATGCAACAACAGTGGATCCAGCAGTCACCACCTTGGATCTGCAACATGGCTACTGGCAGAAGAAAGCACACGAAAAGAGCTTCCCTCATCAAGCATTCATCACTCAGTTTAGTCTGGTGAAAACACAGCAGGATGCCGTTACGTCCCAAATGTTTCATGGGAAGATGGCAGCGACAGCGGCTCTTTGTCTATGTCAACTAAAGCCTCAAGTTCAAAG GTGTACAGAAATGGGATGTCAGCTGCCTAAACCACGTGGTTCAGATGAAGCTCCAGGGAAGATCTACTCCACACTCAGAAAAGGGCAGGTGGAGACCCGCACTGGAGTGGCCTACACTTACCACTTTCTGGATTTCCTGTTGGGAAAAGAAG AGGTGGCGGTGTCgtcactgctctgtctgtcctcaGTGCGAGAGttacctgtacaggtgtgtgagttCTATCAGCAGGGCTTCATGTTGGCTGCTGTGCACCCTTTCGTGCACTCTTCTGGCCCTGCTGGGGCAAACCTGCAGAGGCAGTTACATCGGGCAGTCCTCATCAGGGAAGCACACAg GTGTTCGGAGAATGGCCTACTAAAATGTGTGAGACCTCGATTGGAAACagatgtctgtttctctggtttgCAGGTTCCTGAGCCGGAAGCAATTCAAAGCTATGTGAAAAAG GTGCAGGACCTGGCTGACTCGGGTGTCCTGTTCACGGGCTTCCTGCAGCAGCCTGGTACAGGGGTCAGTTTCCTGGGGCACTGGGACCCTGAGCACTCAAGTCCCTCACCCATAAACCAACACACCGTCCATCATGCCCTCAGCCACTGCAGCAACTGCCCAGGTCAGGGCCGACATCTCAACCACCACAGGAACAAGGACCATAGACAAGACTGTCCCAGTTCAATGACAGAACTCCAAAATAAAGATTATCAAAAGTGTGATCAA ACCTACAGTGAAAGCCTAAGACCAAAGTACCCTGAACATGTGATGAGTCCTGACACACCTGGAGAGGGTCCTGAAACCACATACTTCCTCAACC GCATGCAGGTGTTTGCCCTATATAACCATGCTGTGGTGCTCTCTGGGTCACCAAGATTCTACTCTCTGAGAATTCCACTGCAGGTGCACAAAGAGGCAGGGATCATCACTACAGTCGATGCCCACTGGCTAGATCACATGACCCAACACTTCAGAAGTGGTGCCCAACTGATCGATGGCTACTTTCACCTTGGGGATGACACTG GGTCCTCATCCACCATGGAGAGTGTATTCATATTCCAGAGAGCCTCCAATGATATTATGACGACGACAACATATGACGCCATTGTTGTTGAGCAGTGGACCATTATTGAT GGTGTTGCAGTGAAGACAGACTACATCCCCCTGCTCCAGACTCTTGCTCTGTATGGTTGGAGGTTAATGTGTGTGCTGCCCACGCCTATCGTCAAAATGAACAG CGATGGCAGTTTGGCCACAAAGCAGATCCTCTTCctccagagacctgtgctgTCCCGCAAGAGGAGAGACTTCACA AGACTCCACCTCAAAGGTTGCCACAAGAGGAGCTTAAATAGTAAAAAAACAGTTGGGAAGGAAACACTGAATGTTGAGTCTTCAGCAGTGATTacggagaaggagagagcgaaaATGCCAAAGGAACGAGAGAGCAGGAGGACCTCTGAAGGAGAGACAAGCAGTAGACTGAGCACTAGAGGCAACAGCACCCACAGGACTCCAGCGGTTGTGCAGTACAACACCACCACTCAAGAAGAGAAGGCGGCGGGCAAAAGTGCAAGCACCAATCAGGATGCAAAGGAAGGAGTCACAAGAGCCAAAGATGCAAAGTCCATTGTCAGCGAGCGGGCACTGTTCTCAGGAGTGTGCTGA
- the rftn1a gene encoding raftlin isoform X1 has product MCSVHHAGAHLAFRNIWPVPYLDKCVNATTVDPAVTTLDLQHGYWQKKAHEKSFPHQAFITQFSLVKTQQDAVTSQMFHGKMAATAALCLCQLKPQVQRCTEMGCQLPKPRGSDEAPGKIYSTLRKGQVETRTGVAYTYHFLDFLLGKEEVAVSSLLCLSSVRELPVQVCEFYQQGFMLAAVHPFVHSSGPAGANLQRQLHRAVLIREAHRCSENGLLKCVRPRLETDVCFSGLQVPEPEAIQSYVKKVQDLADSGVLFTGFLQQPGTGVSFLGHWDPEHSSPSPINQHTVHHALSHCSNCPGQGRHLNHHRNKDHRQDCPSSMTELQNKDYQKCDQVRCRNHHKLVTAKCGSSDHWGREAVEWQTEVSVHKDITDEYRSCSLEHLAEERCSIQTYSESLRPKYPEHVMSPDTPGEGPETTYFLNRMQVFALYNHAVVLSGSPRFYSLRIPLQVHKEAGIITTVDAHWLDHMTQHFRSGAQLIDGYFHLGDDTGSSSTMESVFIFQRASNDIMTTTTYDAIVVEQWTIIDGVAVKTDYIPLLQTLALYGWRLMCVLPTPIVKMNSDGSLATKQILFLQRPVLSRKRRDFTRLHLKGCHKRSLNSKKTVGKETLNVESSAVITEKERAKMPKERESRRTSEGETSSRLSTRGNSTHRTPAVVQYNTTTQEEKAAGKSASTNQDAKEGVTRAKDAKSIVSERALFSGVC; this is encoded by the exons ATGTGTAGTGTGCACCATGCCGGGGCTCATTTGGCTTTTAGGAATATCTGGCCTGTGCCTTACCTGGACAAGTGTGTGAATGCAACAACAGTGGATCCAGCAGTCACCACCTTGGATCTGCAACATGGCTACTGGCAGAAGAAAGCACACGAAAAGAGCTTCCCTCATCAAGCATTCATCACTCAGTTTAGTCTGGTGAAAACACAGCAGGATGCCGTTACGTCCCAAATGTTTCATGGGAAGATGGCAGCGACAGCGGCTCTTTGTCTATGTCAACTAAAGCCTCAAGTTCAAAG GTGTACAGAAATGGGATGTCAGCTGCCTAAACCACGTGGTTCAGATGAAGCTCCAGGGAAGATCTACTCCACACTCAGAAAAGGGCAGGTGGAGACCCGCACTGGAGTGGCCTACACTTACCACTTTCTGGATTTCCTGTTGGGAAAAGAAG AGGTGGCGGTGTCgtcactgctctgtctgtcctcaGTGCGAGAGttacctgtacaggtgtgtgagttCTATCAGCAGGGCTTCATGTTGGCTGCTGTGCACCCTTTCGTGCACTCTTCTGGCCCTGCTGGGGCAAACCTGCAGAGGCAGTTACATCGGGCAGTCCTCATCAGGGAAGCACACAg GTGTTCGGAGAATGGCCTACTAAAATGTGTGAGACCTCGATTGGAAACagatgtctgtttctctggtttgCAGGTTCCTGAGCCGGAAGCAATTCAAAGCTATGTGAAAAAG GTGCAGGACCTGGCTGACTCGGGTGTCCTGTTCACGGGCTTCCTGCAGCAGCCTGGTACAGGGGTCAGTTTCCTGGGGCACTGGGACCCTGAGCACTCAAGTCCCTCACCCATAAACCAACACACCGTCCATCATGCCCTCAGCCACTGCAGCAACTGCCCAGGTCAGGGCCGACATCTCAACCACCACAGGAACAAGGACCATAGACAAGACTGTCCCAGTTCAATGACAGAACTCCAAAATAAAGATTATCAAAAGTGTGATCAAGTAAGATGCCGAAACCACCACAAGCTTGTTACTGCTAAGTGTGGAAGTTCAGACCATTGGGGGCGTGAAGCTGTTGAATGGCAGACAGAGGTTTCTGTGCACAAAGACATAACAGATGAGTACAGATCTTGCTCATTAGAACATCTGGCTGAAGAAAGGTGTTCCATTCAGACCTACAGTGAAAGCCTAAGACCAAAGTACCCTGAACATGTGATGAGTCCTGACACACCTGGAGAGGGTCCTGAAACCACATACTTCCTCAACC GCATGCAGGTGTTTGCCCTATATAACCATGCTGTGGTGCTCTCTGGGTCACCAAGATTCTACTCTCTGAGAATTCCACTGCAGGTGCACAAAGAGGCAGGGATCATCACTACAGTCGATGCCCACTGGCTAGATCACATGACCCAACACTTCAGAAGTGGTGCCCAACTGATCGATGGCTACTTTCACCTTGGGGATGACACTG GGTCCTCATCCACCATGGAGAGTGTATTCATATTCCAGAGAGCCTCCAATGATATTATGACGACGACAACATATGACGCCATTGTTGTTGAGCAGTGGACCATTATTGAT GGTGTTGCAGTGAAGACAGACTACATCCCCCTGCTCCAGACTCTTGCTCTGTATGGTTGGAGGTTAATGTGTGTGCTGCCCACGCCTATCGTCAAAATGAACAG CGATGGCAGTTTGGCCACAAAGCAGATCCTCTTCctccagagacctgtgctgTCCCGCAAGAGGAGAGACTTCACA AGACTCCACCTCAAAGGTTGCCACAAGAGGAGCTTAAATAGTAAAAAAACAGTTGGGAAGGAAACACTGAATGTTGAGTCTTCAGCAGTGATTacggagaaggagagagcgaaaATGCCAAAGGAACGAGAGAGCAGGAGGACCTCTGAAGGAGAGACAAGCAGTAGACTGAGCACTAGAGGCAACAGCACCCACAGGACTCCAGCGGTTGTGCAGTACAACACCACCACTCAAGAAGAGAAGGCGGCGGGCAAAAGTGCAAGCACCAATCAGGATGCAAAGGAAGGAGTCACAAGAGCCAAAGATGCAAAGTCCATTGTCAGCGAGCGGGCACTGTTCTCAGGAGTGTGCTGA
- the oxnad1 gene encoding oxidoreductase NAD-binding domain-containing protein 1 translates to MSVPSKTTRCLMGTVKSLLTRSGEICSFKATRKMSLGQADHLKRTASVYRQEAVFSARVCAITNESNTVKKLQLEVTHPDFSFRAGQWVDFFISGVEKVGGFSVCSSPALLLRNGVIELAVKYTKHPPAHWVHTECTVDSHVALRVGGDFYFDPSPSDPTMDLLLVAGGVGINPLYSILMHSADLLRETQGYLPGRTHLCYSAKNTKELLFKNNIIGVCQEFPDKFSCVFHVTQQDFEIEQSLQPCTASGRISEESLRHCVDPEHTLCYLCGPPPMIENVSTVLQRLGLSEDRILFEKWW, encoded by the exons ATGAGCGTCCCCTCAAAAACGACGAGATGTTTAATGGGAACTGTGAAGTCACTCCTAACCAGATCTGGTGAAATATGTTCTTTTAAAGCCACACG aaaaatgtctttaGGACAAGCAGACCACCTTAAAAGGACGGCTAGTGTTTACAGACAAGAG GCTGTATTCTCTGCACGAGTGTGCGCCATTACAAATGAGTCCAACACAGTGAAGAAACTGCAGCTGGAGGTTACACATCCTGACTTTAGCTTCCGTGCCGGCCAGTG GGTGGACTTCTTCATTTCGGGTGTGGAGAAGGTGGGTGGCTTCTCTGTATGCTCCAGCCCAGCTCTCCTGCTGAGGAATGGGGTCATCGAGCTCGCTGTGAAGTACACGAAGCACCCACCTGCACACTGGGTGCACACTGAG tGCACGGTGGACTCTCACGTGGCATTAAGGGTAGGGGGTGATTTCTATTTTGACCCCAGCCCTTCTGATCCCACCATGGATCTGCTGCTTGTGGCAGGGGGGGTCGGCATTAATCCCCTCTACTCCATACTCATGCACTCTGCTGACCTGCTCAGAGAGACGCAAGGATACCTTCCAGGACGCACGCATCTCTGTTACAGTGCCAAGAACACAAAGGAACTGCTGTTCAAA aacaACATTATTGGGGTTTGCCAAGAATTCCCAGATAAATTTTCGTGCGTCTTCCACGTGACCCAGCAAGACTTTGAGATAGAGCAGAGTCTGCAGCCCTGCACAGCCA GCGGAAGGATATCAGAAGAGTCACTGAGGCATTGTGTAGACCCTGAACACACATTGTGTTACTTATGTGGGCCGCCACCAATGATTGAGAATGTGAGCACTGTCCTACAACGTCTTGGCCTATCAGAGGACAGAATTCTCTTTGAGAAGTGGTGGTAG
- the rftn1a gene encoding raftlin isoform X3, giving the protein MGCQLPKPRGSDEAPGKIYSTLRKGQVETRTGVAYTYHFLDFLLGKEEVAVSSLLCLSSVRELPVQVCEFYQQGFMLAAVHPFVHSSGPAGANLQRQLHRAVLIREAHRCSENGLLKCVRPRLETDVCFSGLQVPEPEAIQSYVKKVQDLADSGVLFTGFLQQPGTGVSFLGHWDPEHSSPSPINQHTVHHALSHCSNCPGQGRHLNHHRNKDHRQDCPSSMTELQNKDYQKCDQVRCRNHHKLVTAKCGSSDHWGREAVEWQTEVSVHKDITDEYRSCSLEHLAEERCSIQTYSESLRPKYPEHVMSPDTPGEGPETTYFLNRMQVFALYNHAVVLSGSPRFYSLRIPLQVHKEAGIITTVDAHWLDHMTQHFRSGAQLIDGYFHLGDDTGSSSTMESVFIFQRASNDIMTTTTYDAIVVEQWTIIDGVAVKTDYIPLLQTLALYGWRLMCVLPTPIVKMNSDGSLATKQILFLQRPVLSRKRRDFTRLHLKGCHKRSLNSKKTVGKETLNVESSAVITEKERAKMPKERESRRTSEGETSSRLSTRGNSTHRTPAVVQYNTTTQEEKAAGKSASTNQDAKEGVTRAKDAKSIVSERALFSGVC; this is encoded by the exons ATGGGATGTCAGCTGCCTAAACCACGTGGTTCAGATGAAGCTCCAGGGAAGATCTACTCCACACTCAGAAAAGGGCAGGTGGAGACCCGCACTGGAGTGGCCTACACTTACCACTTTCTGGATTTCCTGTTGGGAAAAGAAG AGGTGGCGGTGTCgtcactgctctgtctgtcctcaGTGCGAGAGttacctgtacaggtgtgtgagttCTATCAGCAGGGCTTCATGTTGGCTGCTGTGCACCCTTTCGTGCACTCTTCTGGCCCTGCTGGGGCAAACCTGCAGAGGCAGTTACATCGGGCAGTCCTCATCAGGGAAGCACACAg GTGTTCGGAGAATGGCCTACTAAAATGTGTGAGACCTCGATTGGAAACagatgtctgtttctctggtttgCAGGTTCCTGAGCCGGAAGCAATTCAAAGCTATGTGAAAAAG GTGCAGGACCTGGCTGACTCGGGTGTCCTGTTCACGGGCTTCCTGCAGCAGCCTGGTACAGGGGTCAGTTTCCTGGGGCACTGGGACCCTGAGCACTCAAGTCCCTCACCCATAAACCAACACACCGTCCATCATGCCCTCAGCCACTGCAGCAACTGCCCAGGTCAGGGCCGACATCTCAACCACCACAGGAACAAGGACCATAGACAAGACTGTCCCAGTTCAATGACAGAACTCCAAAATAAAGATTATCAAAAGTGTGATCAAGTAAGATGCCGAAACCACCACAAGCTTGTTACTGCTAAGTGTGGAAGTTCAGACCATTGGGGGCGTGAAGCTGTTGAATGGCAGACAGAGGTTTCTGTGCACAAAGACATAACAGATGAGTACAGATCTTGCTCATTAGAACATCTGGCTGAAGAAAGGTGTTCCATTCAGACCTACAGTGAAAGCCTAAGACCAAAGTACCCTGAACATGTGATGAGTCCTGACACACCTGGAGAGGGTCCTGAAACCACATACTTCCTCAACC GCATGCAGGTGTTTGCCCTATATAACCATGCTGTGGTGCTCTCTGGGTCACCAAGATTCTACTCTCTGAGAATTCCACTGCAGGTGCACAAAGAGGCAGGGATCATCACTACAGTCGATGCCCACTGGCTAGATCACATGACCCAACACTTCAGAAGTGGTGCCCAACTGATCGATGGCTACTTTCACCTTGGGGATGACACTG GGTCCTCATCCACCATGGAGAGTGTATTCATATTCCAGAGAGCCTCCAATGATATTATGACGACGACAACATATGACGCCATTGTTGTTGAGCAGTGGACCATTATTGAT GGTGTTGCAGTGAAGACAGACTACATCCCCCTGCTCCAGACTCTTGCTCTGTATGGTTGGAGGTTAATGTGTGTGCTGCCCACGCCTATCGTCAAAATGAACAG CGATGGCAGTTTGGCCACAAAGCAGATCCTCTTCctccagagacctgtgctgTCCCGCAAGAGGAGAGACTTCACA AGACTCCACCTCAAAGGTTGCCACAAGAGGAGCTTAAATAGTAAAAAAACAGTTGGGAAGGAAACACTGAATGTTGAGTCTTCAGCAGTGATTacggagaaggagagagcgaaaATGCCAAAGGAACGAGAGAGCAGGAGGACCTCTGAAGGAGAGACAAGCAGTAGACTGAGCACTAGAGGCAACAGCACCCACAGGACTCCAGCGGTTGTGCAGTACAACACCACCACTCAAGAAGAGAAGGCGGCGGGCAAAAGTGCAAGCACCAATCAGGATGCAAAGGAAGGAGTCACAAGAGCCAAAGATGCAAAGTCCATTGTCAGCGAGCGGGCACTGTTCTCAGGAGTGTGCTGA